GTTCGGCAAGTCTTAATCCTGGAGAAAAAGGACAGATAAAAGCAACGCTTGATCTAAAAAACAGACAAGGCAATGTCTTAAAGACAATAAGAATTTACACAAATGACACTAAGAAGCCTGAGATAACACTGGCGCTTAAGGCTGAAATAAAAAGCAAAACACAATCTCAATAAGCGGTTCAGCAGCATTGTCCTGACCAAAAAACAAATTATGAGTTCCTTGACATGCTTTAAATACATTTTTTATAATTCATATCGCTTGTAAGCCTTTAAATTTGAAGTGTTAAGGCAAATTAGCAGTGCAGGTGCGCACAAAGGTTTGTTAAAATGAAGATAACAATATCAGAGATTCCTGCTGAGGGTCTTGAATTTGATATTAATGAAAAACTGGAATTGGATGATGTAAAGCTTTTATCGCCCGTGACTGGAAGGCTCAGCATAAAAAAAATGGGTGGGGAGCTTGTCATACATGGGAATGCGGAGACCAAGGCAGAACTTGAATGCAGCCGATGTCTCAAGCATTATACAGCACATATAGAAGCTGATATTGATGCAGTGTATCATCCTCTGAGGGAACTTTCAGTTGAGGGCATTCATGAGGTAAGAGAGGATGAACTCGACTTGGATTTTTATAGAGGTGATGAACTGGATGTGCTTGATCTTATAAATGAACAGGTATTCCTTAATACGCCTATGAAATCGCTCTGCGATGAGGCTTGTAAGGGAATATGTCAGATATGCGGTAAAGACCTTAATACTGAGAGCTGTAATTGTGCAGTGAGTAAAGCTGATCCCAGGCTTGAGGTTTTGAAAAAATTGCTTCCTGAGGAAAGCAAAGAGTAACAGAAAATAAAATAGATTTTTTTAGAAGGGAGTATTGAAATGGCAAATCCTACGCACAGACATACAAGGACAAGAAGAGACAAACGCAGGGCTAACTGGAAAGGGCAGATGCCTAATATGAGTCAGTGTCCAGAATGTCATGAATTAAAACTTTCACATCGTGTTTGCACAAATTGCGGTTCTTACAACGGCAAAAAGGTTCTTGAGATAGTCGAAAAAGAAGCATGAAAATTGCCCTTGATGCAATGGGCGGTGATCACGCGCCTGCTGTTAATGTCGAAGGTGCAGTCGAGATATTGACAGAACAAGACGACCTTGAGGTAATGCTTTTTGGCGATGAACACCTGCTTAAAAATGAACTGAAAGATAAGGATTATCCTGCCGGACGGATACACATCAGACATACATCGCAGGTGGTCGGGATGCATGAGTCTCCTGTTGTTGCGCTGAGGAAGAAGAAGGATTCTTCCATCAGGCGCGCTGTTGATGCATTAAAAGACCATGAGGCTGATGGATTTGTAAGCGCTGGAAATTCAGGCGTTGTAATGGCAACAGCTTTTTATGTCCTGGGCAAATCAAAGGGAGTTGATAGGCCAGCAATTGCGGCAATAGTGCCTACAATAAACAAACCGTTTGTTCTGATTGATGCTGGTGCAAATGTTGACTGTAATGCAGAGAATCTTCTTCAGTTTGCAATGATGGGAAGTTTTTATGCAAGCGCAGTGCTTGGAAGGCATAATCCCAAGGTTGCTATGCTCAGCATCGGAGAAGAAGATACAAAAGGTAATGAGCTTACAAAAGAAGCCTTCAGCATGCTTAAGAATTCAGATCTTAATTTTATCGGAAACACAGAAGGAAAAGATGTTTTCATGGGCAATGCAGATGTTGTTGTATGCGACGGATTTATAGGCAATATTGTCCTGAAGACCACGGAGGGACTTGCCGAGGCAATGTTGAAGATGCTTAAAAGAGAGATTGCAGGTGTTTCAACCGGAAAAGTAGGATACCTTTTAATGAAACCTGCTTTGAGAAATTTTAAAAAGAAGACTGATTATGCAGAGTACGGCGGAGCGCCATTACTGGGAATAAACGGGACATGCATAATAAGCCATGGAAGGTCTACTGCACGCGCAATAAAAAATGCAATCAAGGTTGCAGCGGAATTTTCAAGAAAAAAAGGACATAAAGTTATTTCTGAAGAGATAAGGAGCTTTAATGCAAGAAGGAAAACAGCAGCTGCGAGCTAGGATTGTTGCAACAGGGTCATACACTCCCAAAAAAGTAGTTACAAATTTAGATCTCGAAAAAATTGTTGATACCACTGACAAATGGATCAAAGAGAGATCCGGGATAGAAGAAAGAAGGATAGCAGATTCAAAAGAAGCTGCCTCTGATCTTGCATATGAAGCTGCAAAAGCTGCATTTAAGAAAACAAAAATAAAACCAGAGGACATAGATCTTATAATTACTGCCACAATCACAGGAGATATGCCTTTCCCTTCAACATCATGTTTCCTTCAAAACAAACTGGGAGTAAAAAACACTGCTGCTTTTGACCTCAACGCTGCCTGTTCAGGATTTCTTTACGGGATTTCAGTTGCGGATAGTTTTATAAGAAGCGGGAAATTCAAAAGGATACTTCTTGTCGGAGTAGAGCTTCTTTCGCGTATCACTGACTGGGAAGACAGATCGACATGCGTGCTTTTCGGTGACGGCGCTGGAGCTGTAATAATTGAAGCAACAAAAGAGGACAG
Above is a genomic segment from Nitrospiraceae bacterium containing:
- a CDS encoding DUF177 domain-containing protein, which translates into the protein MKITISEIPAEGLEFDINEKLELDDVKLLSPVTGRLSIKKMGGELVIHGNAETKAELECSRCLKHYTAHIEADIDAVYHPLRELSVEGIHEVREDELDLDFYRGDELDVLDLINEQVFLNTPMKSLCDEACKGICQICGKDLNTESCNCAVSKADPRLEVLKKLLPEESKE
- the rpmF gene encoding 50S ribosomal protein L32, with the translated sequence MANPTHRHTRTRRDKRRANWKGQMPNMSQCPECHELKLSHRVCTNCGSYNGKKVLEIVEKEA
- the plsX gene encoding phosphate acyltransferase PlsX translates to MKIALDAMGGDHAPAVNVEGAVEILTEQDDLEVMLFGDEHLLKNELKDKDYPAGRIHIRHTSQVVGMHESPVVALRKKKDSSIRRAVDALKDHEADGFVSAGNSGVVMATAFYVLGKSKGVDRPAIAAIVPTINKPFVLIDAGANVDCNAENLLQFAMMGSFYASAVLGRHNPKVAMLSIGEEDTKGNELTKEAFSMLKNSDLNFIGNTEGKDVFMGNADVVVCDGFIGNIVLKTTEGLAEAMLKMLKREIAGVSTGKVGYLLMKPALRNFKKKTDYAEYGGAPLLGINGTCIISHGRSTARAIKNAIKVAAEFSRKKGHKVISEEIRSFNARRKTAAAS
- a CDS encoding ketoacyl-ACP synthase III, with product MRARIVATGSYTPKKVVTNLDLEKIVDTTDKWIKERSGIEERRIADSKEAASDLAYEAAKAAFKKTKIKPEDIDLIITATITGDMPFPSTSCFLQNKLGVKNTAAFDLNAACSGFLYGISVADSFIRSGKFKRILLVGVELLSRITDWEDRSTCVLFGDGAGAVIIEATKEDRGIISTKLGADGSMWELLYMPAGGSRNPATKDTVKKRMHYVKMKGNETFKVAVRTLETLVIETLEENKLKPSQLSLLIPHQANLRIIQATADRLGLPQERVFVNLNKYGNTSAASIAIALDEAVQQDRIKNGDYIMLEAFGGGLTWASVLIKW